A part of Myxococcus landrumus genomic DNA contains:
- a CDS encoding alpha/beta fold hydrolase: MSTLQLDGVSLHYEEAGQGIPVLLLHGLGSSGSDWEWVVPRLANGYRLIVPDARGHGRSGKPPGAYGVPLFARDIAGLCDALGLTRVHVVGLSMGGMMGFQLALDRPDLVRSLVIVNSGPEVVARTLKRKFEFATRRVLLRLLGPRGLAKMLAPRLFPKPEQAALRERVLTGISANDPDAYRRATLGLLGWSVMARLPDIRCPVLAVHSERDYTPLSAKQAYVDLLPHARLHVLTDSGHAAPLDQPGPLTDAVEDFLRTVDAGTAQDSALGA, encoded by the coding sequence ATGTCCACACTTCAGCTCGATGGGGTCTCCCTTCACTACGAAGAGGCGGGTCAGGGCATTCCGGTGTTGCTGCTTCACGGGCTTGGTTCCTCCGGGAGCGACTGGGAGTGGGTAGTCCCGAGGCTGGCAAACGGTTACCGACTGATTGTTCCGGATGCGCGGGGACACGGCCGGAGCGGCAAGCCGCCGGGCGCCTACGGGGTCCCCCTCTTCGCCCGGGACATCGCGGGCCTGTGTGACGCCCTGGGGCTGACCCGGGTGCACGTCGTCGGGCTGTCGATGGGTGGGATGATGGGGTTCCAGCTCGCCCTGGACCGGCCGGACCTGGTGCGCAGCCTGGTCATCGTCAACAGCGGCCCGGAGGTCGTGGCCAGGACGCTGAAGCGGAAGTTCGAGTTCGCCACGCGGCGGGTGCTGCTGCGCCTGCTGGGGCCCAGGGGCCTGGCGAAGATGCTGGCGCCGCGCCTGTTCCCCAAGCCGGAGCAGGCCGCGCTGCGCGAGCGCGTCCTCACCGGCATCTCCGCCAATGACCCGGATGCGTACCGGCGCGCGACGCTGGGACTGCTCGGGTGGAGCGTCATGGCGCGGCTGCCGGACATCCGCTGCCCGGTGCTGGCGGTCCATTCCGAGCGCGACTACACGCCGCTCTCCGCGAAGCAGGCCTATGTCGACCTGCTCCCCCACGCGCGCCTTCACGTCCTGACGGACTCCGGCCACGCCGCGCCGCTGGACCAGCCCGGGCCGCTCACCGACGCCGTGGAGGACTTCCTCCGCACCGTCGATGCGGGGACGGCCCAGGACAGCGCGCTGGGCGCTTGA
- a CDS encoding extracellular catalytic domain type 1 short-chain-length polyhydroxyalkanoate depolymerase produces the protein MSMKRRGVVLSRALCLLAGLLALSTGTPAYAGEWVHGNHVGAWGVRGFQVWVPTGYDSMTPRPLLVALHGCLQNPDQFAGLTRLNEKADAEGFLVLYPNQATFANATQCWNFMLGMNQERGTGEPSLIVGMVDLVKQRYAVDSRRVYVGGVSAGGVLTGTLMACYSDVFAAGMVGAGAMYKAATTVSGTAFSMLFGSIYSPDDRGKDAWVCSGRPRRTVPVLVMHGTEDSVVNPLNGEQAVKQFLQTSDYGDDGVANDSIPGTPTSTRSFTVPGGRSYTVKDYVRGGELVARKYEIHGMDHAWPGGDSRYPFADPSGPDATTLMWDFFKQHALDVP, from the coding sequence ATGTCGATGAAGCGACGAGGTGTCGTGCTCTCGAGGGCGTTGTGTCTTCTGGCGGGGCTGCTGGCGCTCTCCACGGGAACTCCCGCCTATGCCGGCGAATGGGTCCATGGCAACCATGTGGGTGCATGGGGGGTGCGCGGGTTCCAGGTCTGGGTGCCCACGGGCTACGACTCCATGACACCGCGACCCCTGCTGGTGGCGCTTCACGGCTGCCTCCAGAACCCGGACCAGTTCGCGGGGCTGACTCGCCTGAACGAGAAGGCGGACGCGGAGGGCTTCCTCGTCCTCTATCCAAACCAGGCCACCTTCGCGAACGCGACCCAGTGCTGGAACTTCATGCTGGGCATGAACCAGGAGCGGGGCACGGGTGAGCCGTCGCTCATCGTGGGCATGGTGGACCTGGTGAAGCAGCGGTACGCGGTGGACTCGCGGCGCGTCTACGTGGGTGGGGTGTCCGCGGGCGGGGTGCTCACCGGCACGCTGATGGCGTGCTACTCGGACGTGTTCGCCGCGGGCATGGTGGGCGCGGGGGCCATGTACAAGGCCGCCACCACGGTGTCCGGCACGGCGTTCTCCATGCTCTTCGGCAGCATCTACTCGCCCGATGACCGGGGCAAGGACGCGTGGGTGTGCTCGGGACGGCCGCGCCGCACGGTGCCGGTGCTCGTCATGCACGGCACCGAGGATAGCGTGGTGAATCCCCTCAACGGGGAGCAGGCGGTGAAGCAGTTCCTCCAGACCAGCGACTACGGCGACGACGGCGTGGCCAACGACAGCATCCCCGGGACACCGACGAGCACCCGCTCCTTCACGGTGCCCGGAGGGCGGAGCTACACGGTGAAGGACTACGTCCGCGGGGGCGAGCTGGTGGCGCGCAAGTACGAGATTCACGGGATGGACCACGCCTGGCCCGGAGGGGATTCGCGCTATCCCTTCGCGGACCCCTCCGGCCCGGATGCCACCACGCTCATGTGGGACTTCTTCAAGCAGCACGCGCTGGACGTGCCGTAG
- a CDS encoding MBL fold metallo-hydrolase, with translation MKNAKRLFLAVLALVTLSAAGLGVVGVELSSHPHQPSALGNPKPLTDVLAVLNEPGPVDLETITSADWAVERSGLINLNHPTAKAAGLTAENEPIQVFFHALRHPTKGLFIIDTGVESALRNAPEKAAVSGIVSSALKLEETLKVREPLGEWLAKQSQPLAGVFLTHLHMDHILGMRDVPAGTPVYSGPGETSPRAFLNVLIKPVTDRSLEGKAPLSEWPYRPETSGPFEGAVDIFGDGSVWALWVPGHTPGSTAYLVRSTKGPVLLMGDASHTRWGWEHDVEPGTFTADAPRGVESFKKLRAFAQAHPQVEVRMGHQH, from the coding sequence ATGAAGAACGCCAAGCGCCTCTTTCTCGCGGTCCTCGCCCTCGTCACCCTCTCCGCCGCCGGCCTCGGTGTCGTCGGTGTCGAGCTCTCCTCGCACCCCCACCAGCCGTCCGCGCTCGGCAACCCCAAGCCCCTGACGGACGTGCTCGCCGTGCTGAACGAGCCCGGCCCCGTGGATCTGGAGACCATCACCTCGGCGGACTGGGCCGTGGAGCGAAGTGGCCTCATCAACCTGAACCACCCCACCGCGAAGGCCGCGGGCCTGACGGCGGAGAATGAGCCCATCCAGGTCTTCTTCCACGCCCTCCGCCACCCGACGAAGGGCCTCTTCATCATCGACACCGGCGTCGAGTCAGCGCTGCGGAACGCACCGGAGAAGGCGGCCGTGAGCGGCATCGTCTCCAGCGCCCTGAAGCTGGAGGAGACGCTGAAGGTGCGTGAGCCCCTGGGCGAGTGGCTCGCGAAGCAGTCCCAGCCCCTGGCCGGCGTGTTCCTCACACACCTGCACATGGACCACATCCTCGGCATGCGCGATGTGCCCGCCGGGACACCTGTCTACTCGGGCCCTGGAGAGACTTCGCCCCGCGCGTTCCTCAACGTGCTCATCAAGCCCGTCACGGACCGCTCCCTCGAGGGCAAGGCCCCCCTCTCCGAGTGGCCCTACCGCCCGGAGACGAGCGGCCCCTTCGAGGGCGCGGTGGACATCTTCGGCGACGGCTCCGTGTGGGCCCTCTGGGTGCCGGGGCACACGCCGGGCAGCACCGCGTACCTGGTGCGCTCGACGAAGGGGCCCGTGCTGCTGATGGGGGATGCGAGCCACACGCGCTGGGGCTGGGAGCACGACGTGGAGCCGGGCACCTTCACCGCGGACGCTCCCCGAGGCGTGGAGAGCTTCAAGAAGCTGCGCGCCTTCGCGCAGGCGCACCCCCAGGTCGAGGTGCGCATGGGCCACCAGCACTGA
- a CDS encoding LysR family transcriptional regulator, with protein sequence MNISWDDARLFLAIAETGSFSAAATRLRIGQPTVSRRLAALEYQVGAKLFRRSVEGAALTVAGERLLQPARKMAEWAGEFQRAAESSDSSPKGLVRVTASPFISFDFLAPFAGHVARKYPGLRLEVQSSIQYADLGRGEADLALRGVATKNADLTMVHTLELENAVFVSKALKAKLPKRPTLQQIPWVAWAPPYESVPPNPQLAVLIPGFTPVFTTDNFLVMVAAVEAGVGAMVMGNFSHRFNAQRERNLVPLDVDLGPHGKQVLHLVCPKSALDIPRVRKVSELLVEELERARRR encoded by the coding sequence ATGAATATCTCCTGGGATGACGCGCGGCTGTTCCTGGCCATCGCGGAGACGGGCAGCTTCAGTGCGGCGGCGACGCGGTTGCGCATCGGCCAACCCACGGTGAGCCGGCGGCTGGCGGCGCTCGAGTATCAGGTGGGAGCGAAGCTGTTCCGCCGGAGCGTGGAGGGCGCGGCGCTGACGGTGGCGGGAGAGAGGCTGCTCCAGCCCGCGCGGAAGATGGCGGAGTGGGCGGGCGAGTTCCAGCGCGCGGCCGAGTCGAGTGACTCCTCGCCGAAGGGCCTGGTGCGCGTGACGGCGAGTCCCTTCATCAGCTTCGACTTCCTGGCGCCCTTCGCGGGGCACGTGGCGCGCAAGTACCCGGGGCTGCGGCTGGAGGTGCAGTCCTCCATCCAGTACGCGGACCTGGGGCGGGGCGAGGCGGACCTGGCGCTGCGCGGTGTCGCGACGAAGAACGCGGACCTCACGATGGTCCACACGTTGGAGCTGGAGAACGCGGTCTTCGTCTCGAAGGCGCTCAAGGCGAAGCTACCGAAGAGGCCCACGCTCCAGCAGATTCCGTGGGTGGCGTGGGCGCCTCCGTACGAGTCGGTGCCGCCCAATCCCCAGCTCGCGGTCCTCATCCCGGGCTTCACGCCTGTCTTCACCACGGACAACTTCCTGGTGATGGTGGCGGCGGTGGAGGCGGGCGTGGGGGCGATGGTGATGGGGAACTTCTCCCACCGCTTCAACGCGCAGCGCGAGCGGAACCTGGTGCCGCTGGACGTGGACCTGGGGCCGCATGGGAAGCAGGTGCTTCACCTGGTCTGCCCGAAGTCCGCGCTGGACATTCCCCGCGTGCGGAAGGTGTCGGAGCTGCTGGTGGAGGAGCTGGAGCGGGCGCGGCGGCGCTGA
- a CDS encoding SDR family oxidoreductase has translation MTTLKGKTLFITGASRGIGLAIALRAARDGANIVIAAKTTEPHPKLPGTIYTAAEDIEKAGGKALPVMVDIRYEDQIAAAVAQAVAKFGGIDILVNNASAISLTGTEDTPMKRYDLMHGINTRGTFACSQACLPYLKKSSNPHILNNSPPLNMEARWFGPHVAYTMAKYGMSMCVLGMAEEFRSEGIAVNALWPRTVIATAAVQNLLGGEETIRGSRQPEIMADAAHAILTKPSKSFTGNFCIDEEVLRAAGVTDFDKYQSVPGAELFPDYFI, from the coding sequence ATGACGACACTCAAGGGGAAGACGCTTTTCATCACCGGGGCGAGCCGAGGAATCGGTCTGGCGATTGCCCTCCGCGCGGCGCGCGACGGCGCCAACATCGTCATCGCCGCGAAGACGACGGAGCCGCACCCCAAGCTGCCGGGCACCATCTACACGGCCGCGGAGGACATCGAGAAGGCCGGTGGCAAGGCGCTCCCCGTCATGGTGGACATCCGTTACGAGGACCAGATTGCCGCCGCGGTGGCGCAGGCGGTGGCGAAGTTTGGTGGCATCGACATCCTGGTGAACAACGCGAGCGCCATCAGCCTCACCGGCACGGAAGACACGCCGATGAAGCGCTACGACTTGATGCATGGCATCAACACGCGTGGCACCTTCGCCTGTTCTCAGGCGTGCCTGCCGTACCTCAAGAAGTCCAGCAACCCGCACATCCTCAACAACTCGCCGCCGCTGAACATGGAGGCGCGCTGGTTCGGCCCTCACGTGGCCTACACCATGGCGAAGTACGGCATGAGCATGTGCGTGCTGGGCATGGCGGAGGAGTTCCGCTCGGAGGGCATCGCCGTCAACGCGCTGTGGCCGCGCACCGTCATCGCGACGGCGGCCGTGCAGAACCTGCTGGGCGGCGAGGAGACGATTCGCGGCAGCCGCCAGCCTGAAATCATGGCGGACGCCGCGCACGCCATCCTCACCAAGCCCAGCAAGAGCTTCACGGGCAACTTCTGCATCGACGAGGAAGTGCTGCGCGCCGCGGGTGTCACGGACTTCGACAAGTACCAGTCCGTGCCCGGCGCGGAGCTGTTCCCCGACTACTTCATCTAG
- a CDS encoding lipase family protein: MALTTAQLGITLSAISYLGQFDTNSGRYTLMNQALTATTTGGWQIAWGPATQGEDLVYVASNTQGQYAVVVRGTLFDRIEDLLQDKNINPQEALPFSAPSFPSDAAISKGDVEVWTNVSNMTSSVGPGTGTLLTFLQALPSGTSLLVTGHSLGGQVATVLAAWFQGALTNVSIQPVTFAAPTAGNPAFATAYDTAFPTAERYYNSLDVVPRAWTQEGLTSILSLYPGGPQCGPLCKAAVDGALKTLEKNQLTYQQPSVATELTGTLYPEKGLLAFEDEVNDQHRALYYMYLLGISLTTIQQLNNSWAPPPSQSLRSVG, encoded by the coding sequence ATGGCTCTCACCACCGCTCAGCTGGGCATCACCCTCTCGGCCATCTCCTATCTGGGGCAGTTCGACACGAACTCCGGCCGCTACACCTTGATGAATCAAGCCCTCACCGCCACCACCACGGGCGGCTGGCAAATCGCCTGGGGACCGGCGACCCAGGGAGAGGACCTGGTCTACGTCGCCTCCAACACCCAGGGCCAATACGCCGTCGTCGTGCGCGGCACGCTGTTCGACCGCATCGAGGACCTCCTCCAGGACAAGAACATCAACCCCCAGGAGGCCCTGCCCTTCAGCGCCCCCTCGTTCCCCTCCGACGCGGCCATCTCCAAGGGCGACGTGGAGGTCTGGACGAACGTCTCCAACATGACCTCGTCCGTGGGGCCCGGCACCGGCACGCTCCTGACGTTCCTCCAGGCGCTCCCCTCCGGGACGTCGCTGCTCGTCACCGGGCACAGCCTGGGCGGGCAGGTGGCCACCGTGCTCGCCGCGTGGTTCCAGGGCGCGCTGACGAACGTGTCCATCCAACCTGTCACCTTCGCCGCGCCCACCGCGGGCAACCCCGCGTTCGCCACGGCCTATGACACGGCCTTCCCCACGGCGGAGCGCTACTACAACTCCCTCGACGTGGTGCCTCGCGCGTGGACGCAGGAGGGGCTCACCTCCATACTGTCCCTCTACCCCGGCGGCCCGCAGTGCGGCCCGTTGTGCAAGGCGGCCGTCGACGGGGCGCTGAAGACGCTGGAGAAGAACCAGCTCACCTACCAGCAGCCCTCCGTCGCGACGGAGCTGACCGGAACGCTCTACCCCGAGAAGGGGCTCCTCGCCTTCGAGGACGAGGTCAACGACCAGCACCGCGCGCTCTATTACATGTACCTGCTGGGCATCTCGCTCACGACCATCCAGCAGCTCAACAACTCCTGGGCGCCCCCACCGAGCCAGTCCCTGCGCTCGGTGGGCTGA
- a CDS encoding isopenicillin N synthase family oxygenase: MSSDVAGAKDGVVVLDYAKLMDGTDLSADIERAYGYDGIGLLVVRGIPGLVELRQGLLPLGFRFAALPNEVKDRYVHARSSYSFGWSHGKEVLKPGQFDEFKGSYYNNPQYDSPEVDAALVEKYPENYLPNVWPDADFPALRPAFQALGRKMVEVGLLVASQCDRYVKARLGDRLSPDAQLERTIRESRACKARLLYYFAINEDATPRTRDSWCGWHSDHGSLTALCPAMYFDAEPGAAEPARQDIPVPDPEAGLYVRTRGGEERKVVIPKDCLAFQIGESAQIVTGGLLRSTPHAVQALAHPASRNISRSTFAVFMQPDNEEHLRPPQGTDAEELRVGAFKPGMTFGDFARATFAKFYNPYG; the protein is encoded by the coding sequence ATGAGCAGCGACGTGGCTGGAGCGAAGGACGGAGTGGTGGTTCTCGATTACGCGAAGCTGATGGACGGGACGGACCTGTCCGCCGACATCGAGCGCGCGTATGGCTATGACGGCATCGGCCTGCTGGTGGTGCGGGGCATCCCAGGGCTCGTGGAGCTGCGGCAGGGGTTGTTGCCGCTGGGCTTCCGGTTCGCCGCGCTGCCCAACGAGGTGAAGGACCGCTACGTCCACGCTCGCAGCAGCTATTCGTTTGGCTGGAGCCACGGCAAGGAAGTGCTGAAGCCGGGCCAGTTCGACGAGTTCAAGGGCTCCTATTACAACAATCCCCAGTACGACTCGCCCGAGGTGGATGCGGCGCTGGTGGAGAAGTACCCGGAGAACTACCTCCCCAACGTGTGGCCGGACGCGGACTTCCCGGCGCTGCGCCCGGCCTTCCAGGCCCTGGGGCGGAAGATGGTGGAGGTGGGGTTGCTGGTGGCGTCGCAGTGCGACCGGTATGTGAAGGCTCGGCTGGGGGACCGGCTCTCGCCGGATGCTCAGTTGGAGCGGACCATCCGTGAGTCGCGTGCGTGCAAGGCGCGGCTGCTCTACTACTTCGCCATCAACGAGGACGCGACGCCGCGCACCCGCGATTCGTGGTGTGGCTGGCACAGCGACCACGGCTCGCTGACGGCGCTGTGCCCGGCGATGTATTTCGACGCGGAGCCGGGGGCGGCGGAGCCGGCGCGGCAGGACATCCCGGTGCCGGACCCGGAGGCGGGGCTCTACGTGCGCACGCGCGGTGGCGAGGAGCGCAAGGTCGTCATCCCGAAGGACTGTCTGGCGTTCCAGATTGGCGAGAGCGCGCAGATCGTGACGGGCGGGCTGCTTCGGTCCACGCCGCACGCGGTGCAGGCGCTGGCGCATCCGGCGAGCCGCAACATCTCGCGCTCCACCTTCGCCGTCTTCATGCAGCCCGACAACGAGGAGCACCTGCGTCCTCCCCAGGGCACCGACGCAGAGGAGCTGCGCGTGGGCGCCTTCAAGCCGGGGATGACTTTTGGCGACTTCGCTCGCGCGACGTTCGCGAAGTTCTACAACCCCTACGGGTGA